One region of Lactobacillus johnsonii genomic DNA includes:
- a CDS encoding universal stress protein, translating into MVEDYDNILVPVDGSETAERAFDKAVKIALDNNAHLDVLNVIDTRQFMGEMQDTLISGDTIYQMTQDSEEYLKSLKEWAKEHFNFTDVSYHIRYGSPKRIIAVDFIKDHHNDLIIMGATGMNAVERMLMGSVTAYVNQHALSDVLIVKTDLDNNKVAKPKKKYF; encoded by the coding sequence ATGGTAGAAGATTATGACAACATTTTAGTTCCTGTTGATGGTTCTGAAACTGCAGAGCGTGCGTTTGATAAAGCAGTAAAGATTGCTCTTGATAACAATGCTCATCTGGATGTATTGAATGTTATTGATACTCGTCAATTTATGGGGGAAATGCAGGATACTTTGATTTCTGGGGATACCATTTATCAAATGACGCAGGATTCCGAAGAGTATTTAAAGAGTCTAAAAGAATGGGCTAAGGAACACTTTAATTTTACTGATGTTTCTTACCATATTCGTTATGGCTCCCCTAAGAGAATTATTGCTGTTGATTTTATTAAAGATCACCACAACGATTTAATTATTATGGGTGCAACTGGTATGAACGCAGTTGAAAGAATGTTAATGGGTAGTGTTACTGCTTATGTTAACCAACATGCTTTATCCGATGTGTTAATTGTTAAGACTGATCTTGATAATAACAAGGTTGCAAAGCCTAAGAAAAAGTACTTTTAA
- a CDS encoding phosphate/phosphite/phosphonate ABC transporter substrate-binding protein, translating to MKKFKKVLVGLFAILLAVVATACSNKSNSSKDGYTPKSLTIQFVPSQAANKLEARAKPLEKMLSKKLGIPVHVSMSTDYNTVVEAMKSKKVDVGFLPPDGYVLAHKQGAADVLLQSQRYGVKQPGGKATNKLVDYYRAEILVKKGSKIKSWKDLKGKSISVQNPTSSAGYVFPIAELGEKGLDVPKDCKLVTVTGQDQAVLNVLNGDTDAAFVFEDARNTVKKDNPKIMDQVVPIYFTKPIPNDTISVRSDMSKSFQKKLAKAFIEVGESKEGKKIIESIYSHEGYTKSKDSNFDIVRKYDKIIAKDKK from the coding sequence ATGAAAAAGTTCAAAAAAGTCTTAGTAGGCCTTTTTGCAATTTTACTTGCTGTTGTTGCAACTGCTTGTTCTAACAAGTCAAACAGTTCAAAGGATGGTTATACACCAAAATCATTAACTATCCAATTTGTACCTAGTCAAGCTGCTAATAAGCTTGAAGCTCGTGCTAAGCCTTTAGAAAAAATGCTTTCTAAAAAGCTTGGAATCCCAGTTCATGTTTCAATGTCAACTGATTACAACACAGTTGTTGAAGCTATGAAATCTAAAAAAGTTGATGTTGGTTTCTTACCACCTGATGGTTATGTATTAGCTCATAAACAAGGAGCTGCTGACGTTTTACTCCAATCTCAACGTTACGGCGTTAAGCAACCTGGTGGTAAGGCAACTAATAAATTAGTTGATTACTATAGAGCAGAAATTCTTGTTAAGAAGGGTTCTAAAATTAAATCTTGGAAGGATCTAAAAGGCAAGAGTATTTCAGTTCAAAACCCAACTTCTTCAGCAGGTTATGTTTTCCCAATTGCTGAACTTGGAGAAAAAGGTTTGGATGTGCCAAAGGATTGTAAGTTAGTTACTGTTACTGGCCAAGACCAAGCAGTTTTGAATGTATTAAATGGTGATACTGACGCAGCATTTGTGTTTGAAGATGCTCGTAACACTGTTAAAAAAGACAATCCTAAGATTATGGACCAAGTTGTCCCAATTTACTTCACTAAGCCAATTCCTAACGATACTATTTCTGTTAGAAGTGATATGTCTAAGTCCTTCCAAAAGAAACTTGCAAAGGCATTTATTGAAGTTGGTGAATCTAAAGAAGGTAAGAAGATTATCGAATCAATTTATAGTCACGAAGGCTACACTAAGTCTAAGGACAGTAACTTCGATATTGTTCGTAAGTATGACAAGATTATTGCCAAGGACAAGAAATAG
- the phnC gene encoding phosphonate ABC transporter ATP-binding protein yields the protein MAATNQPMIQLKNVSKIYDNGTVGLKDINLNIDKGEFIVVVGLSGAGKSTLLRSINRLQDVSEGDIIIDGKSITSAKGKDLREIRRDIGMIFQSFNLVKRSSVLRNVLTGRVGYYPTWKTTFNLFTKEDKQKAYEALQRVDLADKVYTRADQLSGGQQQRVAIARVLTQNPKIILADEPTASLDPQTSRRVMHDLKMLNEEYGMTVVANLHSVELAKEFGDRVIGVRAGQIVYDGKMSETSQAVFDDIYNGGNGKKGEEDA from the coding sequence ATGGCAGCTACTAATCAGCCGATGATTCAACTAAAAAACGTTAGTAAAATTTATGATAACGGAACAGTTGGTTTAAAGGATATTAACTTAAATATTGATAAGGGAGAATTTATAGTAGTAGTAGGTCTATCTGGTGCAGGTAAATCTACTTTACTTCGTTCAATTAACCGTCTACAAGATGTCTCAGAAGGAGATATTATAATTGATGGCAAGTCAATTACCTCTGCTAAGGGTAAAGACTTACGCGAAATTCGTCGTGATATTGGAATGATTTTCCAAAGCTTTAACTTAGTTAAACGTTCAAGTGTTTTACGCAATGTTTTAACTGGCCGAGTAGGTTACTATCCAACTTGGAAAACAACTTTTAACTTATTTACTAAGGAAGATAAGCAAAAAGCATATGAAGCATTGCAACGTGTTGACTTAGCAGATAAAGTTTATACTCGTGCGGATCAACTTTCCGGTGGACAACAGCAACGTGTTGCTATTGCCCGTGTGCTTACTCAAAATCCTAAGATTATTTTAGCTGATGAACCAACAGCTTCACTTGATCCTCAAACTTCACGTCGAGTTATGCATGATTTGAAGATGCTTAATGAAGAATACGGGATGACTGTAGTTGCTAACCTTCACAGCGTAGAACTTGCTAAGGAATTTGGAGATCGAGTAATCGGTGTTCGTGCAGGTCAAATTGTTTATGATGGTAAGATGAGTGAAACTTCTCAAGCTGTCTTTGACGATATTTACAATGGTGGAAATGGCAAGAAAGGGGAAGAAGATGCCTAA
- the phnE gene encoding phosphonate ABC transporter, permease protein PhnE, translated as MPKSKEQHLAELPKKKFKIMNLVWVVIMVLGLFLSVDVTNTHISVLFNNFSQFTDIFVQMCHPDWGYAATAVPLLIETIKMAILGTVMGSAIAFVYSLLIARNIVKNKAVTGILRIIMNIVRTIPDLLLGAIFVAVVGIGPVAGVLALTVFTFGVVVKLFYEAIETIDPGPIEALTAVGANKLQIIHFAVMPQILTYFISYVLYAFEINVRASTVLGYIGAGGIGLYLQQTLQVFDYAKTGMIILVIIVVVVIIDYISTKSREALMK; from the coding sequence ATGCCTAAATCTAAGGAACAGCATTTAGCTGAATTGCCTAAAAAGAAATTCAAAATTATGAACCTTGTATGGGTCGTAATTATGGTTTTAGGTCTCTTTCTTTCAGTAGATGTAACAAATACCCATATTAGTGTTTTATTTAATAACTTTAGTCAATTCACTGATATTTTTGTTCAAATGTGTCACCCCGATTGGGGATATGCCGCTACGGCAGTTCCACTTTTAATTGAAACAATTAAAATGGCAATTTTAGGAACTGTAATGGGATCAGCCATCGCCTTTGTTTATTCTCTTTTAATCGCTAGAAATATTGTTAAGAATAAGGCCGTTACTGGAATTCTAAGAATAATTATGAATATTGTTAGAACTATTCCAGACCTACTCTTAGGTGCAATCTTTGTTGCCGTTGTAGGTATTGGTCCAGTTGCCGGTGTTCTAGCCTTAACTGTATTTACATTTGGTGTGGTTGTTAAATTATTCTATGAAGCAATTGAAACAATTGACCCAGGTCCAATCGAAGCTTTAACAGCCGTTGGTGCAAATAAACTACAAATTATTCATTTTGCTGTGATGCCACAAATACTTACTTACTTTATTTCTTATGTTTTATATGCATTTGAAATTAATGTCAGAGCTTCAACAGTTCTTGGATATATTGGTGCCGGTGGTATTGGTTTGTACTTACAACAAACTCTTCAAGTCTTTGACTATGCTAAGACCGGTATGATTATCTTAGTTATTATCGTTGTCGTAGTTATTATCGACTACATTTCTACTAAATCTCGGGAGGCGTTGATGAAATAA
- the phnE gene encoding phosphonate ABC transporter, permease protein PhnE codes for MDTTMKKLPPKPVDTKKKVQHWTIAIVTIILIIWSFVGMDFGGIKASAGQIAGAIVAGIFHPDWSYVYNGSGEDLISQLWETICIAFLGTFISAIISLPFAFWAANTRHKKWYTSRSGKVVLAVIRSFPEIVLALMFIKAVGPGSAAGVLALGFHSVGMLAKLFSEAIENLEEGANEAVTAAGGSKFNIIIFATMPNLMPALISNTLYRFDVSIRSASILGLVGAGGIGYPLIIALQYRQWNRVGVILVGIIVMVVVIDWISGWIRKKLV; via the coding sequence ATGGATACTACAATGAAAAAATTACCTCCTAAACCAGTGGATACTAAGAAGAAGGTTCAACACTGGACAATTGCCATTGTTACTATCATTTTAATTATTTGGTCATTTGTAGGAATGGATTTTGGTGGAATAAAAGCAAGTGCAGGTCAAATCGCAGGAGCTATTGTTGCCGGAATTTTTCATCCAGATTGGTCATATGTATATAACGGAAGTGGTGAAGATTTAATTTCTCAATTATGGGAAACAATCTGTATTGCTTTCTTGGGTACTTTTATTTCTGCAATTATTTCTTTACCTTTCGCCTTTTGGGCAGCTAATACTCGTCATAAGAAATGGTATACATCCCGTTCAGGAAAAGTTGTATTAGCCGTTATTCGTTCATTCCCAGAAATTGTTTTAGCTTTGATGTTTATTAAGGCAGTAGGACCAGGTTCTGCAGCCGGTGTACTAGCTTTAGGTTTCCACTCAGTTGGTATGCTTGCTAAATTGTTCTCAGAAGCAATTGAAAACCTTGAAGAAGGTGCAAATGAAGCCGTTACTGCAGCTGGTGGATCTAAGTTTAACATTATTATATTTGCTACAATGCCTAACTTAATGCCGGCCTTGATTTCTAATACTTTGTATCGATTTGATGTTTCAATTCGTTCAGCATCTATTCTAGGTTTAGTTGGTGCCGGTGGTATTGGTTATCCATTAATCATTGCCTTGCAATACCGTCAATGGAATCGCGTTGGTGTAATTCTAGTTGGTATTATTGTCATGGTTGTTGTTATTGACTGGATTTCTGGCTGGATTCGAAAGAAATTAGTTTAA
- a CDS encoding metallophosphoesterase family protein, translated as MKIIKKTKGMIDKFSGVTRKMMRKKNNIPFDGMQKYMTVGEYNVGAPEGTPHGEEYKLIVYKDTDNVLHQALRSINASDLAPAYVRKFDKRLNRYTAFVNKQTGRRYIVEDQLDQLVDYVKKHSRNGYNSINIGVLTDTHYKDADSIDFYGHNGLRHIKEFNYLEDKDVLDLKAHLGDWMDGSDPGLVGEAELISLSRTFRSKKTNFAVIKGNHDENDKFDEHHDLRASFPENEFEDIMWPSMYAQDGIHYITRKHGVAYFDKDDVRIITVNTSDLPYELDDQGKKKYDAKLALAIREDQMQEIIEILENSNGKTIIFMSHANPITRKGTNALKFNGRSLHELMVAFNQHEKGYLNSRDVPPEFTLANSFDFTKIKNAKIVAYLCGHRHTEDQYRINGIQYIFFNCSALMGPNHALTTQYNKRWNRQMDHANEAAGYIVNVDVQRHLLQVFGYGAASKRRFYRI; from the coding sequence ATGAAAATTATCAAGAAAACCAAGGGTATGATTGATAAATTTTCCGGTGTAACCCGGAAGATGATGCGAAAGAAAAATAATATTCCATTTGATGGAATGCAAAAGTATATGACTGTTGGTGAGTATAACGTTGGAGCGCCTGAAGGAACTCCACATGGTGAAGAATATAAGCTTATTGTTTATAAAGATACTGACAATGTTTTGCACCAAGCTTTACGTTCGATTAATGCGTCTGATTTAGCACCAGCTTATGTTCGAAAATTTGATAAAAGATTAAACCGTTATACTGCATTTGTTAATAAGCAAACAGGGCGTCGTTATATCGTTGAAGATCAATTAGATCAGTTAGTAGATTATGTAAAAAAGCATAGCCGAAATGGCTATAATTCAATTAATATCGGTGTTTTAACCGATACACACTATAAAGATGCGGACAGTATTGATTTTTATGGACATAACGGACTTCGTCATATAAAAGAGTTTAATTATCTTGAAGATAAAGATGTTTTAGATTTAAAAGCTCATTTAGGTGATTGGATGGATGGATCCGATCCAGGATTAGTTGGCGAAGCAGAGTTGATATCTTTGTCTAGAACGTTTAGATCTAAAAAAACTAACTTTGCTGTCATCAAGGGTAACCACGATGAAAATGATAAATTTGATGAGCATCATGATCTGAGAGCTAGTTTTCCAGAAAATGAATTTGAGGATATAATGTGGCCAAGTATGTATGCACAAGATGGTATTCACTATATCACGCGCAAGCACGGGGTTGCATATTTTGATAAAGATGACGTCAGAATCATTACAGTCAATACATCTGATTTACCTTATGAGCTTGATGATCAAGGAAAGAAAAAATACGATGCTAAACTTGCTTTAGCGATTCGTGAAGATCAGATGCAAGAAATTATCGAAATTCTTGAAAATTCAAATGGTAAAACAATTATTTTCATGAGTCATGCAAACCCTATTACTCGCAAGGGAACAAATGCCTTGAAATTTAATGGGCGTTCTCTACATGAATTAATGGTTGCCTTTAATCAACATGAAAAAGGATACCTTAATTCAAGGGATGTTCCTCCTGAATTTACCCTAGCTAACAGCTTTGATTTCACAAAGATAAAAAATGCAAAAATAGTTGCATATTTATGTGGACACCGTCATACTGAAGACCAATATCGCATTAACGGTATACAATATATATTTTTTAATTGCTCGGCTCTAATGGGCCCTAACCATGCGCTTACTACGCAATATAATAAGCGCTGGAATAGACAGATGGATCATGCTAATGAAGCAGCTGGATATATAGTAAATGTTGATGTTCAAAGACATTTATTACAAGTATTTGGATATGGGGCTGCTTCTAAGAGACGATTCTATCGAATTTAA
- the asnB gene encoding asparagine synthase (glutamine-hydrolyzing) yields the protein MCGICAFFDPELKDKDCAIQGMMDTIKHRGPSSDGKYTNDQVALGFRRLSIIDLRGGSQPIFNEDKSRAIIFNGEIYNFKPLRKELIDAGHTFTTKADTEVLLHGYEEWGMDGLLKKVRGMFAFVIWDDNTKTLYGARDFFGIKPMYYSDQNGKLIVGSELKSFLAYPGFKKELNTEAVKPYLMNQYNDLKETFFKAVYRFPAGHWFEYKDGKMKTHQYWDAKYVENSLSFEETLDKINEDLKETVDLYRNADVPVGAFLSEGIDSSYLTSLLDPEDVFSVSFDDSTYNEASKAKALSDLHGWKFFADKVDADEAMRDFPEMQYHMDEPDANPSIIPLWYLCKLARKHVTVALSGEGADELFAGYVNYGMHTHNDVIKVFTAGLKKLPKKSRVRLAHKIKKMPNFPGKVHMYTNLAEPSEFYVGQSVIYDMDYPTIFTSKDANGILRDKYKNDLTVNGIYQEDFKKVKNIDEVKQMQYIDLHHFMLNDIEQKADKISMAHSLELRVPYLDKKIAELANSIPTKYLVNRHDTKYALRKASEKVLPEEWAQRPKLGFPTPIKQWLKEPRFYKQVRELFTEDFVDDIFDQKKIVKLLDDNYKGDGSARRQIWAIYTFLVWYKLFFVDYDETVKKYQHVQPEVAELIESGRLV from the coding sequence ATGTGTGGAATTTGTGCGTTTTTTGATCCTGAATTAAAGGATAAAGACTGTGCTATTCAAGGAATGATGGATACAATTAAACACCGTGGTCCGTCTTCTGATGGAAAATATACTAATGATCAGGTGGCTTTAGGTTTTAGACGTTTGTCAATTATTGACCTTCGTGGTGGAAGTCAACCAATTTTTAATGAAGATAAAAGTAGAGCAATTATTTTTAATGGGGAAATTTATAATTTTAAACCATTAAGAAAAGAATTAATTGATGCAGGTCATACCTTTACTACTAAGGCTGATACTGAAGTTTTGCTTCACGGCTATGAAGAATGGGGAATGGATGGCTTATTGAAGAAAGTTCGTGGTATGTTTGCCTTTGTAATTTGGGACGATAATACCAAGACTTTATATGGGGCTCGTGACTTCTTCGGAATTAAGCCAATGTACTACTCAGACCAAAATGGTAAGTTAATTGTTGGGAGTGAATTGAAGAGCTTCTTAGCTTACCCAGGATTTAAAAAGGAATTAAATACTGAAGCAGTTAAGCCATACTTAATGAACCAATATAATGACTTAAAGGAAACTTTCTTTAAGGCTGTTTACCGCTTCCCAGCAGGTCACTGGTTTGAATATAAAGATGGCAAAATGAAGACTCATCAATACTGGGATGCTAAGTATGTTGAAAATAGTCTAAGTTTTGAAGAAACCTTAGACAAAATCAATGAAGATTTAAAAGAAACTGTTGATTTATACAGAAATGCGGACGTACCAGTTGGTGCATTCTTGTCTGAAGGTATTGATTCTTCTTACTTAACTAGTTTACTTGATCCTGAAGATGTCTTCTCAGTTTCTTTTGATGATTCTACATATAATGAAGCATCAAAGGCTAAGGCACTTTCTGACTTACACGGCTGGAAATTCTTTGCAGATAAAGTTGATGCAGATGAAGCAATGCGCGACTTCCCAGAAATGCAATATCACATGGACGAACCAGATGCTAACCCATCTATTATTCCATTATGGTACTTGTGTAAATTAGCTAGAAAGCATGTTACTGTTGCACTTTCTGGTGAAGGTGCTGATGAATTATTTGCAGGCTACGTTAACTATGGAATGCATACCCATAATGATGTAATTAAGGTCTTTACTGCTGGCCTTAAGAAATTACCTAAGAAGAGTCGTGTTCGTTTAGCTCATAAGATTAAGAAGATGCCTAACTTCCCAGGTAAAGTACATATGTACACTAACTTGGCAGAGCCAAGTGAATTTTATGTTGGACAATCTGTCATTTATGATATGGACTATCCAACTATCTTTACTTCTAAAGATGCTAATGGTATTTTGCGTGATAAATATAAGAATGATCTGACAGTTAACGGTATTTATCAAGAAGACTTTAAGAAAGTTAAAAATATTGATGAAGTTAAGCAAATGCAATATATTGATCTTCACCACTTTATGCTTAATGATATTGAGCAAAAAGCAGATAAGATCTCAATGGCTCACTCTCTAGAATTACGTGTGCCATATCTTGATAAGAAGATTGCAGAACTTGCTAACTCAATTCCAACTAAATATTTAGTTAACCGTCACGATACTAAATATGCTCTTCGTAAAGCATCTGAGAAGGTCTTACCAGAAGAATGGGCTCAAAGACCTAAGCTTGGTTTCCCAACTCCAATTAAGCAATGGCTTAAAGAACCAAGATTTTACAAACAAGTTAGAGAATTGTTTACTGAAGACTTTGTAGATGATATTTTTGACCAAAAGAAGATTGTTAAATTGCTTGATGATAACTACAAGGGCGACGGTTCAGCTCGTCGTCAAATTTGGGCTATTTACACTTTTTTAGTTTGGTACAAGTTATTCTTTGTTGACTATGATGAAACTGTTAAGAAGTATCAACATGTTCAACCAGAAGTAGCAGAATTAATCGAAAGTGGCAGACTTGTTTAA
- a CDS encoding carboxylate--amine ligase — protein MVQAKFTPILLGSDINVYGMARSFNEAYGIKVQAWAASQLAATRYSKIVDVEVHEGFEEDPGFMNVMKQKIEEYKNHPEPVILIACGDGYAELLAKHKDELKDTFVVPYIDYDLLEKLISKEGFYEIAEKYGLPYPHTKIVTMDDYKAENYLNLPFDYPVELKPEDPVSWLNCQFEGRKKAFTIHDEAELVDIVGKIYTNGYTEDLILQDFIPGDDSNMRVLNAYVDKDHKVKMMCLGHPLLEDPTPQSIGNYMAILPAFSQKLYDTVQSFLEKLNYTGMANFDIKYDPRDGEYKFFEINLRQGRSSFYVTLNGYNLAKWYVDDYVEDNLKDKPTVYGNKDGANYMLWLGVPKKIFKEYAYDNGSKRLAEKLIDEGHYGTTVFYDKDRSLKRWLLMHYMFHNYYARYKKYYQVNKGQYFEEEAKKLEKQALRDGQQENHENEI, from the coding sequence ATGGTACAAGCAAAATTTACTCCTATTTTACTCGGTAGTGACATCAATGTTTACGGAATGGCTCGCTCCTTCAACGAAGCTTATGGAATTAAGGTTCAAGCTTGGGCTGCTAGTCAATTAGCAGCAACGCGCTATTCTAAAATTGTTGATGTAGAAGTTCATGAAGGTTTTGAAGAAGATCCAGGCTTTATGAACGTTATGAAGCAAAAAATTGAAGAATACAAGAATCATCCAGAACCAGTCATTTTAATTGCTTGCGGAGATGGATACGCAGAATTATTAGCTAAGCATAAGGATGAATTGAAGGATACTTTTGTTGTTCCTTACATTGATTATGATTTGTTAGAGAAGCTAATTTCTAAAGAAGGTTTCTACGAAATTGCTGAAAAGTATGGTCTTCCATATCCACACACTAAGATTGTGACTATGGATGACTATAAGGCTGAAAATTATTTGAATTTACCGTTTGATTATCCAGTTGAATTGAAGCCAGAAGATCCAGTTTCATGGTTGAATTGTCAATTTGAAGGCCGTAAAAAAGCCTTTACTATTCACGATGAGGCAGAATTAGTAGATATCGTTGGTAAAATCTATACTAATGGTTATACTGAAGACTTGATTTTACAAGATTTCATTCCAGGCGATGATTCTAACATGCGTGTTCTTAATGCTTATGTTGATAAAGATCACAAGGTTAAGATGATGTGCTTAGGTCACCCACTTCTTGAAGACCCAACTCCTCAATCTATCGGTAATTACATGGCAATTTTGCCAGCCTTCAGTCAAAAGCTTTACGATACTGTTCAATCATTCCTTGAAAAATTGAACTATACTGGTATGGCTAACTTTGACATTAAGTACGATCCAAGAGATGGAGAATACAAATTCTTTGAGATCAACCTCCGTCAAGGTCGTTCAAGTTTCTACGTAACTTTAAATGGTTATAACTTAGCCAAGTGGTATGTAGATGACTATGTTGAAGATAATTTAAAGGACAAGCCAACAGTTTATGGAAATAAAGATGGGGCTAACTATATGTTGTGGCTTGGTGTTCCAAAGAAGATCTTTAAGGAATATGCTTATGACAACGGTTCAAAACGCCTAGCTGAAAAGTTAATTGATGAGGGTCACTACGGTACAACTGTCTTCTATGATAAAGATCGTAGTTTAAAACGTTGGTTATTGATGCACTACATGTTCCATAACTACTATGCTAGATATAAGAAGTACTACCAAGTAAATAAGGGCCAATATTTTGAAGAAGAAGCTAAAAAATTAGAAAAACAAGCTCTTCGTGATGGTCAACAAGAAAACCATGAAAATGAAATTTAA
- a CDS encoding helix-turn-helix domain-containing protein, whose translation MKIGEALREVRLNLGLSQAKMCEGIVQRPFYALVESGKSGIRAESLIMLLIKHEVDINYFYNLVMDSYVTSETQIDRMLQNKMEYAVNSKNIKSINYYKNKIIRSSSDEILKLRAQVTAAYFNNQLDDINDEICQKIYKEFDKENWIKSPALLRLLANTMPLWKHEILSSRIKHLLHTVQRKKVESELMLERYVRIFENYLVTCYDQKKYKSAEDACFIKEIIDYILNNVTSFHFMIYRFHAYYMLALFENDQQELANIQKILIEYGYEDLIGSWPT comes from the coding sequence TTGAAAATTGGAGAAGCTTTGCGAGAAGTTCGACTTAATTTAGGATTAAGTCAAGCTAAAATGTGTGAGGGAATAGTACAGAGACCTTTTTATGCACTTGTTGAAAGTGGAAAAAGTGGAATTAGAGCCGAAAGCTTAATAATGCTTTTAATTAAGCATGAAGTAGATATAAATTATTTTTATAATTTGGTAATGGACTCTTATGTAACGTCAGAAACTCAAATAGATAGAATGCTACAAAATAAAATGGAGTATGCTGTTAATTCTAAAAATATTAAGAGTATAAATTATTACAAAAATAAAATTATTCGGTCATCTTCTGATGAAATACTAAAACTTAGAGCGCAAGTAACAGCTGCTTACTTTAATAATCAACTGGATGATATAAATGACGAAATATGTCAAAAAATATATAAAGAATTTGATAAAGAGAATTGGATTAAATCACCAGCACTTTTAAGATTATTAGCTAATACAATGCCTTTATGGAAACATGAAATCTTATCTTCTCGTATAAAACATTTATTGCATACAGTACAGAGAAAAAAAGTAGAGTCGGAATTAATGCTAGAAAGATATGTTAGAATTTTCGAAAACTATCTAGTAACTTGTTACGATCAAAAAAAGTATAAAAGTGCGGAAGATGCCTGCTTTATTAAAGAAATTATTGATTATATTTTAAATAACGTAACATCGTTTCATTTTATGATATATAGATTTCATGCGTATTATATGTTGGCATTATTTGAAAATGATCAACAGGAATTAGCTAATATTCAAAAAATTTTAATAGAATATGGATATGAAGATCTTATAGGTAGCTGGCCGACATAG
- a CDS encoding ATP-binding cassette domain-containing protein: MFKVNRLYKKLGKREILNGITTTFYDNGVSVIVGINGAGKTTFLDTIVGILKKDGGSIELNGFTPENKKFKEQVFYIPSDFYLPEYMTAKEYSKFILNHYPNSKYSIFLQCAKWLEIDKYLNKTIETYSYGMKKKIQLAIMAASDVSLILVDEVFNGLDFETSILVQKMLSELGKKKKVIIVSHEPSILKTFPTDIRLMKNGKIVEVSGTAEEIVEKIKKEGNLYSKLQKMEKYF; encoded by the coding sequence ATGTTTAAAGTAAATAGGTTATATAAAAAACTAGGTAAAAGAGAAATTTTGAACGGTATTACTACTACTTTTTATGATAATGGAGTCAGTGTTATTGTAGGAATAAATGGAGCAGGTAAAACGACCTTTTTAGATACTATTGTTGGAATTTTAAAAAAAGATGGGGGTTCAATAGAATTAAATGGTTTTACTCCTGAGAATAAAAAATTTAAAGAACAGGTTTTCTATATTCCTTCTGATTTTTACTTACCTGAATACATGACCGCTAAAGAATATTCGAAGTTTATTTTAAATCATTATCCAAACAGTAAGTATTCCATTTTTTTACAATGTGCTAAATGGTTGGAAATAGATAAATATTTAAATAAAACTATTGAAACTTATTCTTATGGAATGAAAAAAAAGATACAGTTAGCAATTATGGCTGCGTCTGATGTATCTCTAATATTAGTGGATGAGGTTTTTAATGGACTAGATTTTGAGACATCTATTTTAGTTCAAAAAATGCTGAGTGAATTAGGAAAAAAGAAAAAAGTTATTATTGTTTCTCATGAACCTAGTATACTTAAAACTTTTCCTACTGATATTCGACTTATGAAAAATGGAAAGATTGTTGAGGTAAGTGGAACAGCAGAAGAAATTGTGGAGAAAATCAAGAAGGAAGGAAATTTATATTCAAAACTACAAAAAATGGAAAAATATTTTTGA